From Vanrija pseudolonga chromosome 1, complete sequence, a single genomic window includes:
- the gly1_0 gene encoding putative low-specificity L-threonine aldolase: MTTRLVSASLRRTLRPQAIVSPAQTLFTPSPAPRLATRSPVLGLGTTNRAMSTTAQPLRPAADPADDITESYGGAANVAHLRRVARDFRTDTITMPTDAQVAYAAQASRGDDVEGEDPTTTALEERIARLAGKEAALLCLSATMCNALAVRSHLMQPPHSIIVDARAHTFKNEVGGAALFSQATSHALTPRNGLYLVREDIEERLELGNDVHIAPTRLIMLEDTLNGVVVPTEEVERIAALAGEHGILLHVDGARVWNSAAAAIERSGGVQDDAALGTALASILAPYSTASLCLSKGLGAPLGSALVGPKNVIDRARWFRKAFGGAWRQSGHVAAQADWAITHHFPRLAQTHKLARRLADELRAAGCTILAPVDTNMVFFDAAPLGLSFNKLKAALAVLDEPITLGSNRLVVHHQTSPKAVADLVETIKSLAGSVSEEEKAKVRSQKPAELGYR; encoded by the exons ATGACGACCCGACTCGTCTCAGCATCTCTGAGACGCACTTTGCGACCACAGGCTATCGTATCCCCGGCTCAAACCCTCTTCACGCCCTCCCCCGCACCCCGACTGGCTACCCGGAGCCCCGTGCTGGGACTCGGAACCACCAACCGCGCAATGTCAACCACTGCCCAGCCTTtgcggcccgccgccgacccagcaGACGACATCACCGAGTCGTATGGCGGTGCAGCCAACGTTGCGCATCTGCGCCGCGTGGCGCGCGACTTCCGCA cggACACGATCACGATGCCGACCGACGCGCAGGTCGCGtacgcggcgcaggcgtcgCGCGGGGACGACGTCGAAGGCGAGGACCCGACCACCACTGCGCTGGAGGAGCGTAtcgcgcggctggcgggcaAGGAGGCCGCGCTGCTCTGTCTCTCGGCGACGATGTGCAATGCGCTGGCGGTACGCTCGCACCTCATGCAGCCTCCGCACAGCAtcatcgtcgacgcgcgcgcacatACCTTCAAGAACGAGGTCGGGGGCGCCGCGCTCTTCTCGCAAGCGACGAGCCACGCCTTGACACCACGAAACGGGCTGTACCTCGTCCGCGAGGACATCGAGGAGCGGCTGGAGCTCGGTAACGACGTGCACATCGCCCCGACGCGCCTCATCATGCTCGAGGACACGCTGAACGGCGTCGTAGTCCCCacggaggaggtggagcgcATTGCCGCCCTGGCGGGCGAGCACGGGATTCTGCTGCATGTCGACGGGGCGCGCGTGTGGaactcggccgcggcggcaatTGAGAGGAGTGGAGGGGTGCAGGACGACGCTGCGCTCGGgacggcgctcgcgagcATCCTCGCACCGTACAGCACCGCGAGCTTGTGTCTCTCAAAAGGACTCGGCGCGCCACTGGGATC GGCGCTCGTCGGTCCCAAGAATGTCATCGACCGCGCACGCTGGTTCCGCAAGGcgttcggcggcgcgtggcggcagagcgggcacgtcgccgcgcaggccgacTGGGCGATCACGCACCACTTCCCACGACTCGCGCAGACGCACAAGCTCGCGCGGAGGCTCGCGGACGAGCTGCGAGCCGCGGGGTGTACCATCCTCGCGCCGGTCGACACGAACATGGTCTTCTTTGATGCAGCGCCACTCGGTCTGAGTTtcaacaagctcaaggctgccctcgcggtgctcgacgagcctaTCACGCTGGGGTCGAaccgcctcgtcgtgcaCCACCAGACTAGCCCCAAGGCTGTGGCGGACCTCGTGGAGACAATCAAGTCGCTCGCGGGGAGcgtgagcgaggaggagaaggccaaaGTTAGGAGTCAGAAGCCTGCCGAGCTCGGATACCGGTAG
- the fabG2_0 gene encoding putative oxidoreductase, with amino-acid sequence MPALTTEECYAHASRFNGRVALITGAGSGFGRALALKFTALGAKVILGDVDAKGLAETVRLVEASAGKGKAVSGKCDVTSWDDQKALFALGAKTFGNIDIVLPNAGVTELHPFDPSQLTDQDAGPTPPNLTTLNIDLIGVLYTTRLALWYFEYHDKREDPGLRAITLTGSMSSFYGSYGVNYSVAKAGVVGLMKGLIPSANALGIRVNTICPYFSKTAILNDDFVHPHPELGFAKIEDVVAAFVASTSDTNPKSNLSAWLIPDQWGVYRMDARGEFVGAEMARRPKGQNPKNKGGAKL; translated from the exons ATGCCAGCCCTCACCACGGAAGAGTGCTACGCCCACGCCTCTCGCTTCaacggccgcgtcgcgctcatcaccggcgccggctcgggcttCGGCCGCGCCCTCGCACTCAAGTTCACCGCGCTCGGGGCCAAggtcatcctcggcgacgttgaCGCCAAGGGGCTCGCGGAGACGGTGCGCCTTGTCGAGGCGTCGGCTGGCAA GGGCAAGGCCGTGTCGGGCAAGTGCGACGTCACGTCGTGGGACGACCAGAAGGCGCTgttcgcgctcggcgcgaagACGTTCGGCAACATCGACATCGTGCTCCCCAACGCCGGCGTTACTGAGCTCCACCCCTTCGACCCCTCGCAGCTCACCGACCAGGACGCAGGTCCCACGCCGCCCAACCTCACGACGCTCAACATCGACCTCATCGGTGTTCTCTACACGACGCGCTTGGCGCTGTGGTACTTTGAGTACCACGACAAGCGTGAAGACCCTGGACTCCGCGCCATCACGCTCACAGGCTCCATGTCGTCCTTCTACGGCTCGTACGGCGTCAACTACAGTGTCGCCAAGGC cggcgtcgtcggcctcatgAAGGGCCTTATCCCCTCGGCGAACGCGCTCGGTATCCGCGTCAACACCATCTGCCCCTACTTCTCCA AAACCGCCATCCTCAACGACGACTTCGTCCACCCGCACCCCGAGCTGGGCTTCGCCAAGatcgaggacgtcgtcgcggccttTGTGGCATCGACGTCGGACACGAACCCCAAGAGCAACCTGTCGGCGTGGCTCATCCCGGATCAGTGGGGCGTGTACCGCATGGACGCGCGGGGCGAgtttgtcggcgccgagatggcgcgcCGACCGAAGGGACAGAACCCGAAGAACAAGGGCGGCGCGAAGTTGTAG
- the PAP16_0 gene encoding putative inactive purple acid phosphatase 16 — MLLAPLALLLAAAGLTAGAPTKRADLNPYPDGRRLTFGPDGKFKLVHFTDLHFAERGLFYEYWAPGDERGHKSVGVMDGVLADEHPNFIVYGGDQINGEHALYDNVTTYLDWAYSPALKSNTPFASVYGNHDESYNISHLISFEYETQRAPARHLSWTQRNPESSPDPRGAFNYYIPVYANAGATTPSLLLWFFDSRSGVFSSGKFLIIDEPWMTEDWVHQQSAKWLNETADAMKAAWGKLPKSLAFVHIPPTAALTIQTNEVTPKLAEHPGIHEEPTTNQGRKAGYWKSVGDGPFWQAVSGTLGGTDGQGLIALTAGHDHLNDWCGRTPAVGPYTYCYGRHTGYGGYGDLPRGSRVFEARLGNNGALANVRSWIRLADHTSQNTNLLVVDGNTTLVNTKDPAPAS; from the exons ATGCTcctcgctcccctcgccctcctcctcgctgctgccggcctCACGGCCGGCGCACCGaccaagcgcgccgacctcaaCCCGTACCCGGACGGCCGGCGCCTCACCTTTGGCCCAGACGGCAAGTTCAAGCTGGTACACTTCACCGATCTGCACTTTGCCGAGCGTGGCTTGTTCTACGAGTACTGGGCGCCGGGGGATGAGCGG GGCCACAAAtccgtcggcgtcatggacggcgtcctcgccgacgagcacccCAACTTCATAGTCTACGGCGGGGACCAGATCaacggcgagcacgcgctgTACGACAACGTAACCACCTACCTCGACTGGGCTTACTCGCCGGCCTTGAAGTCCAACACGCCCTTTGCGAGCGTGTACGGCAACCACGACGAGAGCTACAACATCTCGCATCTGATCAGCTTCGAGTACGAgacgcagcgcgcgccagcgcgccaccTGTCCTGGACACAGCGCAACCCCGAGTCGTCGCCCGACCCGCGCGGGGCGTTCAACTACTACATCCCCGTGTACGCCAACGCCGGAGCCACTACCCCGTCGCTTCTGCTCTGGTTCTTCGATTCCCGCTCCGGCGTCTTCTCGTCCGGCAAGTTCCTCATCATCGACGAGCCGTGGATGACGGAGGACTGGGTGCACCAGCAGTCTGCCAAGTGGCTCAACGAGACCGCGGACGCGATGAAGGCGGCGTGGGGGAAGCTGCCGAAGAGCCTCGCGTTTGTTCACATTCCGCCCACGGCGGCCCTCACGATCCAGACTAACGAGGTGACCCCGAAACTGGCGGAGCATCCGGGCATCCACGAGGAACCGACGACCAACCAGGGGCGGAAGGC GGGATACTGGAagagcgtcggcgacgggccgTTCTGGCAGGCCGTCAGCGGCACCCTTGGCGGCACGGACGGGCAGGGCCTGATTGCCTTGACGGCCGGCCACGACCACCTGAACGACTGGTGCGGGCGCACGCCGGCCGTTGGGCCGTACACCTACTGCTACGGACG acaCACCGGGTACGGCGGCTACGGTGACCTGCCCCGTGGCAGCCGCGTCttcgaggcgcgcctcggcaacaacggcgccctcgccaacgtcCGCTCGTGGATCAGGCTCGCGGACCATACGTCGCAGAACACGAACCTGCTTGTTGTTGATGGGAACACGACGCTGGTTAACACCAAGGacccggcgccggcttcgTAG
- the SPAC11D3.09_1 gene encoding Putative agmatinase 1 yields the protein MLLTPLIALLAALPALAEQAVLAQEPWQAKYGGTPDLTFSGVAGFGRLPHAVCLDEPGRGFDVAVLGMPFDTTVSYRPGARFGPHGIRTGSRRIGPARSFIYGWGFSPAQDSGLDIIDCNDVPVSPYDPALAIDEMQVAYQTLLARPVSTPDAKFTRHLAKDGKEHPRLLTLGGDHTIVLPILGALSEVYGPITVLHFDAHLDTWNGHELGGAHTEQHKVTHGTFFWKAHELGYINNATSAHAGIRTRLSSMADLLHDEAVGFRVFSTDDIDELGADGVASALKKRLGNGPVYLSFDIDTIDPSMAPATGTPESGGWTTREVKRIVRGLHGLNIVGADIVEVSPAYDTNAELTTMAAADLAMEFLALMTSKDGPIPASKKGVLNPELKAKLAKAEAAKAAARDEL from the exons ATGCTCCTCACTCCCCTCATCGCactcctcgctgccctccccGCGCTGGCGGAGCAGGCGGTCCTGGCCCAAGAGCCGTGGC AGGCAAAGTACGGCGGGACCCCCGACCTCACGTTctccggcgtcgcgggcttCGGGCGCCTCCCGCACGCCGTGTGTCTCGATGAGCCTGGACGGGGGTTTGATGTCGCCGTCTTGGGGATGCCGTTTGAC ACCACCGTGTCGTACCGCCCCGGAGCACGCTTCGGCCCGCACGGCATCCGTACCGGCTCGCGCCGTATCGGCCCCGCCAGGTCGTTCATCTACGGCTGGGGCTTTTCGCCCGCGCAGGACTCGGGGCTGGACATT ATCGACTGCAACGACGTCCCCGTGTCGCCGTacgaccccgcgctcgcaATCGACGAGATGCAGGTCGCGTACCAgaccctcctcgcgcgccccGTCTCGACCCCAGACGCAAAGTTCACCCGCCACCTTGCgaaggacggcaaggagcaCCCCCGCCTCCTgaccctcggcggcgaccacACCATCGTGCTGCCTATCCTTGGGGCGCTGAGCGAGGTGTATGGGCCTATCACGGTGCTGCACTTTGACGCGCATTTGGATACTTGGAATGGACA cgagctcggcggcgcacACACCGAGCAGCACAAGGTG ACCCACGGCACCTTCTTCTGGAAGGCCCACGAACTCGGGTACATCAACaacgcgacctcggcacaCGCGGGCATCCGCACCCGTCTCTCGTCCATGGCCGACCTGCtgcacgacgaggcggtcggctTCCGCGTCTTCTCCAccgacgacattgacgagctcggcgcggacggcgtcgcgagcgcgctgaAGAAGAGGTTGGGCAACGGACCTGTTTATCTGAGCTTCGATATTGATACCATTGACCCGTCGATGGCGCCGGCTA CCGGCACCCCCGAGTCCGGCGGCTGGACGACCCGCGAAGTGAAGCGCATTGTGCGCGGTCTGCACGGCCTGAACATTGTCGGCGCGGACATTGTCGAGGTCTCGCCCGCGTACGACACCAACGCCGAGCTGACGACCATGGCTGCTGCCGACCTGGCTATGGagttcctcgcgctcatgaCCTCCAAGGATGGGCCTATTCCGGCGTCGAAGAAGGGCGTGCTGAaccccgagctcaaggccaagctggCCAAGGCTGAGGCTGCCAAGGCGGCTGCGCGGGATGAGCTCTag
- the CTH gene encoding Cystathionine gamma-lyase, with protein sequence MPSGDLPSAPVAAAPAPAPAPALFAPHTGFTHEHFGFGTLAIHAGANPDPVTGAVIPALSLSTTFKQRAVGDFAYEYSRSANPNRDNLEAAIAALEHGTHGFAFSSGSATTATVLNILKPGAHIISVNDVYGGTHRYLSKVASSVGVDVSFVNLEDAGNLAAAITPNTQLVWIETPTNPTLKLVDIAAVSAIAHQHNLIVVVDNTFLSPYFQTPLDLGADLVVHSATKYINGHSDVVLGLAATKDDALAARIRFLQNAIGAIPSPFDCYQTQRGLKTLHLRMRQHGVNGQAVAEFLAAHEGVESVIYPGLASHPQHELAKRQQRGFGGMVAFRIRGDTHTADRFLQRTHLFTLAESLGGVESLSELPARMTHAGIPAEQREALGITDNLVRLSVGVEETADIIADLDQAIRSAVKDNYYHK encoded by the coding sequence atgcctTCCGGTGACCTCCCCTCCGcgcccgtcgctgccgccccggcccccgcccccgccccggcccTCTTCGCGCCGCACACGGGCTTCACGCACGAGCACTTTGGCttcggcacgctcgcgatccacgccggcgccaacccCGACCCCGTGACGGGCGCTGTTATTCCTGCGCTCTCGCTGTCCACGACGTTCaagcagcgcgccgtcggtgACTTTGCGTACGAGTACAGCCGCTCGGCCAACCCCAACCGCGAcaacctcgaggccgcgatcgccgccctcgagcacggcacgcacggcTTCGCGTTCTCGTCTGGctcggccacgacggccacTGTCCTCAACATCCTCAAGCCTGGCGCGCACATCATCTCCGTCAACGACGTCTACGGCGGCACCCACCGCTACCTCTCCAAGGTGGCCTCGtctgtcggcgtcgacgtgtccttcgtcaacctcgaggacgcgggtaacctcgccgcggcgatcACGCCCAACACGCAGCTCGTGTGGATCGAGACGCCGACCAACCCGacgctcaagctcgtcgacatcgccgccgtgtcggccaTCGCACACCAGCACAACCTGATTGTGGTGGTTGACAACACGTTCCTGTCGCCCTACTTCCAGacgccgctcgacctcggcgccgacctcgtcgtccactcGGCGACCAAGTACATCAACGGCCACTCGGACgttgtcctcggcctcgcggccaccaaggacgacgcgctcgcggcccgCATCCGCTTCCTCCAGAACGCGATCGGCGCcatcccctcccccttcgACTGCTACCAGACGCAGCGCGGCCTCAAGACGCTGCACCTCCGCATGCGCCAGCACGGCGTCAACGGCCAGGCGGTCGCCGAGTTCCTCGCGGCCCACGAGGGCGTCGAGAGCGTCATCTACCCCGGCCTCGCTAGCCACCCgcagcacgagctcgccaagcgccagcagcgcggcttcggcggcaTGGTCGCGTTCCGTATCCGCGGCGACACGCACACTGCCGACCGCTTCCTGCAGCGCACGCACCTCTTCACGCTTGCCGagtcgctcggcggcgtcgagtcCCTCTCCGAGCTCCCCGCGCGCATGACCCACGCCGGTATTccggccgagcagcgcgaggccctcggcATCACCGACAACCTTGTGCGCCTctccgtcggcgtcgaggagacggccgacatcatcgccgacctcgaccaggcGATCCGCTCCGCCGTCAAGGACAACTACTACCACAAGTAA
- the Atp12a gene encoding Potassium-transporting ATPase alpha chain 2 — protein sequence MSSSKHTSFADVEKMTSSSPRSSLTIEDKLRTIDEPARGITFPDLQPIQRTPARVPAEFRTLSIHVYDSQRFDVPSATAPRSSKRKFWSRTPTNESTDDDTGFFSKLEFHTLSAHEVAQRLGVSPAVGLDTDAVTKRIKRNGPNILIHKKPQIWKKFIRYVFGDFCSILWIGVIIFFISWKPLGNPPAPYNLALAIVVLLVIFTQAIFSGLQDWSAQKVMASILDLLPENAVVLRDGEAKSIPATELVVGDVVQLSTGQKVPADMRIIKASHDLKFDRAVLTGESEEVPGAVESDEPNFLEAKNIALLGTHVCNGTATAIVVLTGSRTVMGRINRLTNKGNDERTNLQKEISRFVRIIIILTVTLVLIMLITWLAWLRKDHFDFINTVGILTNLMSLVVAFIPEGMPMAVALTLSLIARRMRDAKVLPKSLSTVETLGCVNVVCSDKTGTLTEGRMSVVSLAFLDQEFVPTEADHKAASFATFRKGMTLCNDAFFDKSEDGEKALPVSERKIQGNATDGALLRYTASLPASDVSSQYTRAFDIPFNSRNKFALTYIKPTSMGDEQIIVKGAPDILMGRCTSYLSHTGQVLPLTASARASLLTLQEKWSRKGQRVIMLTEQTCVVKLSVDSTGFEEAIMELASDNLTVVGLVGILDPPRHDIPHTVSEVRRCGSRFFMVTGDFSLTACAIAQQIGILRSHADPDRIPEFEERKRSQQIVDLTARDAYIESSLLVEGKEIADLTPEEWDIVCKYEEVVFARTTPEQKLRIVTELRSRGAVVAVTGDGVNDAPALKAANVGIAMVSGSDVAMEASDLVLMGNFSSIIEGIRLGRLVFQNLQKVISYLLPAGSWSEDWPVILNVFFGCPLPLSSFLMIIICCFTDLASCITLIFEKEEFDLLSLPPRDPARSHLVNFNIYAQSYLFIGVMETLTAHAMFFYYIYTAAGIPINKMFFAFAHYSDGYFGHTQDELNNFLNTGQCVYFVTLVILQIANLFSVRNKRMSIFQRGPQSNWWLFAGPVASLIIAIFVTEVPGIQNLFGTASVPIKFWFLPVPLAVGLFAMDELRKLAVRTWPRSIVAKLAW from the exons atgtcgtcgtccaagCACACGAGCTTTGCCGACGTCGAAAAGATGacttcgtcgtcgccgcgctcctcgctgACCATTGAGGACAAGCTGCGCACCatcgacgagccggcgcgcggcatcaCGTTCCCCGACCTGCAGCCAATCCAGCGCACCCCCGCCCGCGTGCCCGCCGAGTTCCGTACCCTCTCGATCCACGTGTACGACTCGCAGCGCTTCGACGTGCCCTCCGCCACGGCTCCGCGCTCGTCGAAGCGCAAGTTctggtcgaggacgccgacgaaTGAGTCgacagacgacgacacgggCTTCTTCTCCAAGCTCGAGTTCCACACACTCTCGGCGCACGAGGTggcgcagcgcctcggcgtctcgcccgccgtcgGTCTCGACACCGACGCGGTCACCAAGCGCATTAAGCGCAACGGGCCCAACATTCTCATCCACAAGAAGCCCCAGATCTGGAAGAAGTTCATCCGCTATGTCTTTGGCGACTTCTGCTCCATCCTCTGGATCGGTGTCATCATCTTCTTCATCTCGTGGAAGCCGCTCGGCAACCCCCCGGCCCCGTACAACCTCGCTCTTGCGATTGTCGTTCTTCTTGTCATCTTCACCCAGGCCATTTTCAGTGGCCTGCAGGACTGGTCGGCGCAAAAGGTCATGGCGTCAAttctcgacctcctccctGAGAACGCTGTAGtcctgcgcgacggcgaggccaagTCCATCCCGGCGaccgagcttgtcgtcggcgacgttgtTCAGCTTTCCACCGGCCAAAAGGTCCCCGCGGACATGAGGATCATCAAGGCATCGCACGATCTCAAGTTTGACCGCGCCGTCTTGACTG GCGAGTCGGAGGAAgtccccggcgccgtcgaATCCGACGAGCCCAActtcctcgaggccaagaacATTGCTCTCCTCGGCACCCACGTCTGCAACGGCACCGCCAcggccatcgtcgtcctcaccgGCAGCCGCACCGTCATGGGCCGCATCAACCGCCTCACCAACAAGGGCAACGACGAGCGCACCAACCTGCAGAAGGAGATCAGCCGCTTCGTccgcatcatcatcatcctcacCGTTAcgctcgtcctcatcatGCTCATCACCTGGCTCGCGTGGCTCCGCAAGGACCACTTCGACTTCATCAACACGGTCGGTATCCTCACCAACCTCATGTCGCTGGTTGTGGCGTTCATCCCAGAGGGCATGCCCATGGCCGTGGCGCTCACGCTCTCGCTCATCGCCCGCCGCATgcgcgacgccaaggtcCTCCCCAAGTCGCTGTCGACCGTCGAGACCCTCGGCTGTGTCAACGTCGTGTGCTCCGACAAGACGGGCACGCTGACCGAGGGCCGGATGAGCGTCGTGTCCCTCGCGTTCCTCGACCAGGAGTTTGTCCCCACCGAAGCGGACCACAAGGCGGCCTCATTCGCCACGTTCCGCAAGGGCATGACGCTGTGCAACGATGCCTTCTTCGACAagagcgaggacggcgagaaggcTCTTCCTGTTTCCGAGCGCAAGATCCAAGGCAACGCCACCGACGGTGCGCTCCTCCGCTACACGgcctccctccccgccaGCGACGTCAGCTCGCAGTACACCCGCGCGTTTGACATCCCCTTCAACTCGCGCAACAAGTTTGCCTTGACGTACATCAAGCCCACGTCCATGGGCGACGAGCAGATCATCGTCAAGGGCGCCCCCGACATCCTCATGGGCCGCTGCACGTCCTACCTCTCGCACACTGGCCAAGTCCTCCCGCTCACCGCGTCTGCCCGCGCCTCGCTCCTCACGCTCCAGGAGAAGTGGTCGCGCAAGGGCCAGCGCGTAATCATGCTCACGGAGCAGACGTGCGTCGTCAAGCTCTCCGTCGACTCCACCGGCTTCGAGGAGGCCATCATGGAGCTCGCGTCGGACAAcctcaccgtcgtcggcctggtcggCATCCTCGACCCTCCGCGCCACGACATCCCGCACACTGTCTCCGAGgtccgccgctgcggctcgCGCTTCTTCATGGTCACCGGCGACTTTTCTCTCACTGCCTGCGCGATCGCGCAGCAGATCGGCATCCTCCGCTcgcacgccgaccccgaccgCATCCCCGAGTTtgaggagcgcaagcgcagcCAGCAGATCGTCGACCTGACCGCGCGTGACGCGTACATCGAGtcctcgctcctcgtcgagggcaaggagatTGCCGACCTCACACCCGAGGAGTGGGACATTGTGTGCAAGTACGAAGAGGTCGTCTTTGCGCGCACCACCCCCGAGCAGAAGCTGCGCATCGTCACCGAGCTgcgcagccgcggcgccgtggtcgcCGTCACTGGAGACGGTGTgaacgacgcgccggcgctcaaggccgccaacgtcggcaTCGCCATGGTCTCGGGCTCGGACGTGGCCATGGAGGCCTCGGACCTCGTCCTCATGGGCAACTTCTCCTCCATCATCGAGGGcatccgcctcggccgcctcgtgtTCCAGAACCTCCAAAAGGTCATCTCGTACCTTCTCCCCGCCGGCTCGTGGTCCGAGGACTGGCCCGTGATCCTCAATGTCTTCTTCGGCTGCCCGCTCCCGCTCTCCTCCTTCCTCATGATCATCATCTGCTGCTTCACCGACCTCGCGTCGTGCATCACGCTCATCTTTGAGAAGGAGGAGTTTGACCTGCTCTCCCTCCCGCCGCGTgaccccgcccgctcgcaccTGGTCAACTTCAACATCTACGCCCAGAGCTACCTGTTCATCGGCGTGATGGAGACGCTGACGGCGCACGCCATGTTCTTCTACTACATCtacacggcggcgggcatcCCGATCAACAAGATGTTCTTCGCGTTCGCCCACTACTCGGACGGATACTTTGGCCACACGCAGGACGAGCTCAACAACTTCCTCAACACGGGCCAGTGTGTCTACTTTGTCACCCTGGTGATCCTGCAGATTGCCAACCTCTTCTCGGTGCGCAACAAGCGCATGAGCATCTTCCAGCGCGGGCCCCAGTCCAACTGGTGGCTCTTTGCCGGCCCCGTCGCGTCCCTCATCATTGCAATCTTCGTCACCGAGGTCCCCGGCATCCAGAACCTGTTCGGCACCGCGTCCGTGCCTATCAAGTTCTGGTTCCTTCCTGTTCCCCTCGCGGTCGGCTTGTTTGCCAtggacgagctgcgcaagcTCGCTGTGAGGACTTGGCCGCGGTCGATTGTCGCCAAGCTGGCGTGGTAG
- the asaE_0 gene encoding MFS transporter asaE, which translates to MASNIELPPNVSTARPRRASATSSAGAASVSPLRAKVPVELPPVLDEDDEDKPGTPARAATPTEDDIALYMTGVLGRSSAEHPAIGPSIPGTALPSAAPSQAPTAANSVIELNIDGEGEERELPALAPTDRGRDAWLFLASATVIESIVWGLPYSVGVLHAYWSGEMFPGQESVVTLAATLQNGLLFVASGFLGPIFATYPQYTRHFQIFGLVCGTVSLLSTAFVSKSWHLIVTLGLIYPLSACTSAPLPLPFTRPRSHPPALYFPCLTLLYEWFNARRGLANGIMFSGAAAGGTFFPLLGQALLQGIGYKGTMLTLAGIFAVVDAVALVFIKRRIPVASRGSQRGRRARPSLKIDYSFMKKPAVYLFSGFVVFTSLANFIPSLWMPTFAEVVGPTNPSGTSLVAIMYGASVVGNLITGYLTDRLPVGFVLLGSSTISAVACWVLWGLGTSNGLLIAFSVVWGITALCTGCAWSKMVVYISKDDLTLPGLLLGVQTALRGAANFASGPLSTALLKSSALKGAAGAYGSTNYGALLLFTGAMTFIGGVSAGLFPRK; encoded by the exons ATGGCAAGCAACATCGAGCTGCCGCCCAACGTGTCCACtgcgcgaccccgccgcgcgagcgcgacgagcagcgccggcgcggcgtccgTGTCCCCATTGCGGGCCAAGGTGCCGGTGGAGCTCCCGCCAGTactggacgaggacgatgaggacaagcccggcacgccggcgcgcgcggcaacGCCCACAGAGGACGACATTGCGCTGTACATgaccggcgtgctcggccgctcgtcggccgagcaTCCCGCCATCGGCCCCTCGATCCCCGGCACCGCGCtgccctccgccgcgccgtcgcaaGCCCCGACCGCCGCGAACAGTGTTATCGAGCTCAAcatcgacggcgagggcgaagagCGTGAGctgcccgcgctcgcgccgaccgaccgcggccgcgacgcgtgGCTCTtcctcgcgagcgcgacagTCATCGAGAGCATCGTCTGGGGCCTGCCGTACTCGGTGGGCGTGCTGCACGCGTACTGGTCCGGCGAGATGTTCCCGGGCCAAGAGTCGGTGGTTACGCTCGCGGCGACGCTGCAGAATGGCCTGTTGTTCGTCGCCTCGGGCTTTCTGGGACC CATCTTCGCGACGTACCCGCAGTACACGCGCCACTTCCAGATCTTCGGCCTGGTATGCGGCACGGTGTCGCTGCTCTCGACGGCGTTCGTGAGCAAGTCATGGCACCTGATCGTGACTCTGGGGCTGATTTACCCTCTGTCGGCATGTACGTCTGCTCCGCTTCCCCTCCCCTTCACGAggccccgctcacaccccccaGCCCTCTACTTCCCCTGCCTGACGCTCCTGTACGAATGGTTcaacgcgcgccgcggcctcgccaaCGGCATCATGTTCTCCGGCGCGGCAGCAGGCGGCACCTTCTTCCCCCTGCTCGGGCAGGCGCTCCTCCAGGGGATCGGGTACAAGGGCACGATGCTGACCCTCGCGGGCATCTttgcggtcgtcgacgccgtcgcgctcgtgttcATCAAGCGGCGTATTcccgtcgcgtcgcgtggCAGCCAGCgcggacgacgcgcacgacccAGCCTCAAGATCGACTACAGCTTCATGAAGAAGCCGGCGGTCTACCTCTTCTCCGGATTCGTGGTGTTCACGTCGCTTGCCAACTTTATCCCGTCCCTGTGGATGCCGA CATTTGCCGAAGTCGTCGGCCCGACCAACCCCTCCGGCACGTCTCTCGTCGCCATCATGTACGGCGCCAGCGTAGTCGGTAACCTGATAACAGGGTACCTGACCGACCGCCTCCCGGTCGGCTTTGTGCTTCTCGGCTCGTCGACCATCTCAGCGGTCGCGTGCTGGGTCCTGTGGGGCCTGGGCACGAGCAACGGCCTGCTCATCGCCTTTTCCGTCGTGTGGGGGATCACGGCGCTGTGTACCGGCTGCGCGTGGTCCAAGATGGTCGTGTATATCTCGA AAGACGACCTCACCCTCcctggcctcctcctcggcgtccaaACCGCCCTCCGCGGCGCGGCAAACTTCGCCTCGGGCCCCCTCTCCACCGCGCTCCTCAAGAGCTCGGCGCTAAAgggggcagcgggcgcgTACGGGTCGACGAATTACGGCGCGCTGTTGTTGTTCACGGGTGCGATGACGTTTatcggcggcgtgtcggcggggCTCTTCCCGAGGAAGTGA